From Pseudothermotoga thermarum DSM 5069, a single genomic window includes:
- a CDS encoding carbohydrate ABC transporter permease yields the protein MAQMDVETKSKIKEFIYLAVLLALSSPILVAFALLVISSFGNQMATNFDFSTFRFTLKNWKLLFEGRIAITGGLRENIWLHALSTAIVAGGVAVVTTLVGTLTGYAISRIKFRGRKILLLSMLLIHALPGSVLIVGVYFLYRILMPSNMIFIRYFSFFYVIFARAALEVPLSVWLMKGFFDLLPWETEWSALIDGASRLKVWRKILLPLIKPGIVAVLIFGFLAGWQDIIYVRTFLIDKTLATFIESNLETEIAYMPLLAAAATFYLLPTIVFYISSQQLLFKVYTGGIRR from the coding sequence ATGGCACAAATGGACGTCGAAACTAAAAGTAAGATTAAAGAGTTTATATATCTTGCCGTACTTTTAGCGCTTTCTTCACCTATTCTTGTTGCTTTTGCACTTTTGGTGATATCAAGTTTTGGTAATCAAATGGCGACTAATTTTGATTTTTCGACTTTTAGATTCACTTTAAAAAACTGGAAACTGCTATTTGAAGGTCGAATCGCCATCACTGGTGGGTTAAGAGAAAATATATGGTTACATGCTCTCAGTACGGCTATAGTAGCAGGGGGGGTAGCCGTTGTAACAACTTTGGTTGGAACATTAACTGGATATGCCATTTCAAGAATAAAATTCAGAGGGCGTAAAATCCTTTTGCTTTCGATGTTGCTCATCCATGCTTTACCTGGATCAGTACTCATAGTTGGGGTTTATTTTCTCTACAGAATACTTATGCCGTCAAACATGATTTTTATTAGATATTTCTCCTTCTTCTACGTGATATTCGCAAGAGCAGCCTTAGAAGTGCCTTTATCTGTTTGGCTTATGAAAGGTTTCTTTGATCTTTTGCCGTGGGAAACCGAATGGTCTGCTTTAATCGATGGAGCTTCAAGATTAAAAGTGTGGAGAAAAATACTCTTACCTTTAATAAAACCAGGTATAGTTGCAGTTTTAATCTTTGGATTTCTCGCAGGATGGCAGGACATAATTTATGTCCGAACTTTTCTGATAGATAAGACTTTGGCAACTTTCATAGAGTCAAATCTGGAAACTGAAATAGCATACATGCCACTACTTGCTGCAGCAGCGACTTTTTATCTTCTACCAACGATTGTTTTCTACATATCGAGTCAACAGCTTTTATTTAAAGTCTACACTGGTGGTATCAGGAGGTGA
- a CDS encoding carbohydrate ABC transporter permease produces the protein MRTKGSRELWTFLVPALIILVVFYFLPMILTIYISFTPLRNWNINRYAWMIIGWRNYYRLFHAIQNDPSVRAVFLTTVVFVSVTLLINVLGGLLLALINFFVEKRSNAIINTIWLLPRMAPIAVYSLVWYYFFHGSEIGTLNSIFLKLGLIQKPISWGQEYLPYGAWSVIIFVNGLVGVSFGMIVLSSAISSIPAEHVIAARVDGATDWQLCKRILIPQIRWHIMYVATWQLLSLLTSYAHTYLLVSWRLVDKSYGTPWALYVYELAFTGIFDQGFAAAAGVLLVIVGAFLGWITLKILGFDKLLTEPRGDL, from the coding sequence ATGAGAACCAAAGGATCAAGAGAGCTGTGGACCTTCCTGGTCCCAGCTCTCATAATTTTAGTTGTATTCTATTTCCTGCCAATGATCCTTACAATATACATCAGTTTCACTCCACTGAGAAATTGGAACATCAATAGATACGCGTGGATGATTATCGGCTGGAGAAACTACTATCGTTTGTTCCATGCGATCCAAAATGATCCCTCGGTTAGAGCTGTTTTTCTAACAACAGTTGTTTTTGTGTCAGTTACTTTACTGATCAATGTACTTGGTGGATTGTTGTTGGCTTTGATCAACTTCTTCGTGGAGAAACGTTCAAATGCAATTATCAACACAATCTGGCTTTTGCCAAGAATGGCCCCAATAGCAGTTTACAGTTTGGTCTGGTACTACTTTTTCCATGGTAGTGAGATCGGTACACTTAATTCGATATTTTTGAAGCTTGGATTAATTCAAAAACCCATTTCTTGGGGGCAAGAATACCTTCCATATGGTGCATGGAGTGTAATAATATTTGTAAACGGTCTAGTAGGAGTAAGCTTTGGCATGATTGTGCTTTCGTCGGCAATAAGTAGTATCCCTGCTGAACATGTTATAGCAGCAAGAGTTGATGGAGCAACTGACTGGCAATTGTGTAAACGTATTTTAATTCCACAAATAAGATGGCACATCATGTACGTGGCAACTTGGCAGTTGCTTAGTCTTTTAACCTCTTACGCTCATACTTACCTTCTTGTTTCCTGGAGATTAGTTGATAAATCCTACGGTACACCGTGGGCTTTGTATGTTTATGAATTAGCTTTCACAGGAATTTTTGACCAAGGTTTTGCAGCCGCAGCAGGTGTTCTGTTAGTCATAGTTGGGGCGTTTTTGGGATGGATTACGTTGAAAATCCTTGGTTTTGATAAACTTCTCACCGAACCGAGAGGGGATTTGTGA
- a CDS encoding ABC transporter substrate-binding protein, with translation MKKLLVVVLILVGTLLISASIEEGLIEVGKALMRNGISEVRYSVWSSGDPNSVMRVLGIVEAARRINSIWSKNGINVKITIRETRYELDFTQMYQEFLSKQPLGTAGDFLVNSYVYIASLAEEGYLLDISKYATKYEELMSDFYTTQVDAARYKGGLYGLPQDTEARPFYIRKDIAAKIGLDLTDLDKKVVEGNFTWFDVYKWAKEAVQKGASEWGLIHRRGTAHPDLMQFILAFGGSLYDPKTGKLVLDVPAVYKWLTIEWVFARENLLPSDIMAWDWAKQVHPAIVGGKTLFDIGGTWYWTEWQTKSYYTDPKTGQARGLTPEEVESWFYYTLFPAGEPGKKPVTLSQPFMWMISSKAGSQNPKYTALKEIYDELAFLIIAKACDPDINAIHSIISAHLPVGKEPAKLLADKKWLDDLYNLRIDLDESVKAVLADIVKATVHPINARFLSEVAYMLDYTNFPPMHPMYPKLAAIFAEVVDNVLRGRMQPDKAVEFIISKINADLELKQSVSIVGQIPTDWRFGGQ, from the coding sequence ATGAAGAAGTTGCTGGTGGTAGTACTTATCCTTGTTGGTACGCTATTGATAAGCGCAAGCATTGAAGAGGGTTTAATTGAAGTTGGAAAAGCTTTGATGAGGAATGGTATAAGCGAGGTTCGTTACAGTGTTTGGAGCTCGGGAGATCCAAATAGCGTTATGAGAGTACTAGGAATAGTGGAAGCTGCAAGAAGGATAAACAGCATTTGGTCAAAGAATGGCATCAACGTAAAAATTACCATCCGCGAAACTAGATACGAACTTGACTTTACGCAAATGTATCAGGAGTTTTTGAGCAAACAACCGCTTGGTACGGCTGGAGATTTCCTTGTGAATTCTTATGTATACATAGCTTCCTTGGCAGAAGAAGGTTACCTCTTAGATATCAGCAAATATGCAACAAAGTACGAAGAGCTCATGTCTGACTTTTACACGACACAAGTGGATGCCGCAAGGTACAAGGGAGGTTTGTATGGATTACCTCAAGACACTGAGGCTCGACCATTTTATATTCGAAAAGACATAGCTGCAAAAATCGGTCTGGATCTAACTGATTTAGACAAGAAAGTCGTTGAAGGTAATTTTACTTGGTTTGATGTTTACAAATGGGCAAAAGAAGCTGTTCAGAAAGGGGCTTCAGAGTGGGGGTTGATCCATAGAAGAGGCACTGCACATCCAGACTTGATGCAGTTCATATTGGCTTTTGGTGGTTCGCTATATGATCCAAAGACGGGCAAATTAGTCCTCGATGTTCCTGCTGTTTACAAATGGTTGACGATTGAATGGGTATTTGCCCGAGAAAACCTTCTGCCAAGTGATATAATGGCTTGGGATTGGGCAAAACAAGTGCATCCTGCCATTGTTGGCGGCAAAACACTATTCGACATCGGTGGAACTTGGTACTGGACAGAATGGCAAACAAAAAGTTATTACACAGATCCAAAAACGGGTCAAGCAAGAGGCCTAACACCTGAAGAAGTTGAAAGCTGGTTCTATTACACATTGTTCCCAGCGGGTGAACCTGGAAAGAAACCAGTTACCTTGAGCCAGCCGTTCATGTGGATGATCAGTTCTAAGGCTGGTTCGCAAAATCCAAAATATACCGCATTAAAGGAAATTTACGACGAACTGGCGTTTTTAATAATTGCAAAAGCTTGTGATCCAGATATCAATGCAATTCATAGCATTATAAGCGCTCACTTGCCAGTTGGTAAAGAACCTGCCAAGTTACTTGCTGACAAAAAGTGGCTAGATGATCTTTACAATTTACGAATCGATTTGGACGAGTCCGTTAAAGCTGTTTTGGCGGATATTGTGAAGGCAACTGTTCATCCAATAAATGCAAGATTTTTAAGTGAGGTTGCTTATATGCTCGATTACACCAACTTTCCACCAATGCATCCCATGTATCCAAAACTTGCAGCAATTTTTGCCGAAGTGGTGGACAACGTTTTGAGAGGCAGGATGCAACCTGATAAAGCTGTGGAATTCATAATAAGCAAAATCAATGCGGATCTCGAACTAAAGCAAAGTGTTTCAATAGTTGGTCAAATTCCAACGGATTGGAGATTCGGCGGGCAATGA